The Methanobrevibacter ruminantium DNA window TCAATCTTTTGGTTTATTTCAGCAATGCTCCTTTTATTGGTCAATTGAACACATCCTTAAATTTTCCCTAATGTGTCTCCTCTCAATCCTCTTCTTAAAGTTTCAAGAGAAGTTATATCGTCGCTTGATATATTTCCCAAATTAACTTCATTTCCAAGTTTTAATATGAAAAATACCTGTTGGTCCTTGTTTGGAGCTTCCCAGAGAATTTTTTCATTATCAACATTATTTAAAATGGTATCTATCTCATCTTCATTTGCCTTGCCTGATTTGTCAAATATTCCAATGTTCTTTCCCCCTTCACGGGCTTCTACAATTATCAGGGATGAACCGGCATTCAGTTCATCGTTCATAGCTTTGATTCTATCATCGAGTGACATTTCCTTATCTAAAACAGGGTCCTTTTTTCCCACTTCAGACAAGACTTCAAACCCGTCATCGCAAGCAAGCTCAATGCATTCCAATTTGTCATCATGGGATATGGTGGTGGATCCGTCTGATATCTCAATAGCTGGGAAACCTAATTCATGTGCCTCATCGAAAAATTCATTGAGCATGCCCTTCTTATATGCAAGCTCAAATAATGTTCCTCCAGTATATGGGGTTATATGGTGGGACTTATACATCTCTACCTTTGCTCTGATTATATCCTGTTCATGTACAATGGAGGTTCCCCATCCAAATTTCAGGTAATCCACATATTCGCCGGAAATGTCCATTAGGCTGCTTGCAGTTTCAAGTCCTAATCCTTTATCCAAGACCATTGTCAATCCACAGGTTCTTGGTTTTTCTTCTCTTTTTTTGGATAAAAATTCAAATGATTTCAAAATATCCCTCATTTATTTGTTTTTAAATTAATGTTTTAAATAATAGCTATAGCATTATGATATTTATATATTTGGATTGTATTGTTTTTCATCTGTTTTTGGAGATTTTTTTTGATAAATTTTTGTACAAAATTATTCTTCTTATCTTCTCAATTATCCGTATTATTCTTATTCTTGTTATTCTTCTCTGATTCTTATTTTTCTTTATTAATTCTTGTTATTTGATATTAATTCTTATTCTTTGTTATTGATTCTTATATTATTTTAGATTTTCACATCAAACTCTTTTGTTTCAACTATCTTCGGCAGTTTGCCGATTGTTCCGACATGATTGTCTGAAATGATTAAAGCCCCTTCAAAAAACTCTTTGTAATCTTCGCCACATTCCAAACCGTTTGATACCTTGTCTTCACTGCTTTCTCCATTGATTTCATTAGCTATTCTAGTTGCAAGCCCATCTGCATTTGACGCTGATTTGGAAATCACAGTAACGCTGTCAGATGTTCCAAAGCTTATGGAATGTCCTATCTTTCCTGAGGAAGTGCAGATTCCCAATGGCCTTTTTCGAGACTTGATCTTAAATGCAATGTCATTTCCTAAAACTTCATTGTTTGAATAGATGCCGCATAAGACCTCTTCATCATTTATCATTGCAATGTCTCCCCCATTTTCAATGATTGAATATCTTGAATCATTTGCAATCAAATAATCGAGAGACATTTCAGAAATTGTTCCTGCAACACAAGCCATAGGTCCAACATCAGCAATATTAGAGGATTCAACCATTGTTTTTACTATCAAAGGCAAATTCCCATCTCTTTTTATAGGCTCAAGTGCCAATAGGAAGTCCTGATCCTTTAAGAGATAGTTTTCCAATTCATTTCTGATGTAAATGATATATTCATTCAGATTATGATTTGGCAAATCTGTTCTTAAACGAATGTGTGTTTGTTTTAAATCAATTTCAGAAAAATTCATATATTAATATTTGCTTTTAAAACTATATTAATTTTAATCAATCAGCATTAAACAATGTTCATGAATCATTTTAAAAAAAAGATTTATATAATAGAAATTAGATATTAAGATATATGTAATAAATAATACAATGGTGTATAAATATGTACATTATTATTGGAAAATTTTCATATTTTTTCAATAAGAAAGTTTGGTTAAACAAAAATATATAAACTATAATTTATTATATATTAAATGGAAAGATTATCATATCTTTATATTTTAAATTATTTTTAAAGTAAAAGATTATCACATCTTTATTTTTTTTTAATAAATTTAAAAAACAAAAGATAAATCATTATCCTAAAATTTATTTAATTATTATTTAAAGTTATGGAGACTAATCTTATGACTGAAATAGGAAAAAAAATTCGTTTAGAAAGGATTTTCAATAGAAAAACCGGAAGAACCGTAATTGCTCCTATGGACCATGGTGTATCAAGCGGTCCAATCAAAGGAATAATTAACATGGATGAAACCGTTGAAAGCATCTCCCAAGGCGGAGCAAACGCAATATTAATGCACAAAGGTATTGTAGGACTCGGACACAGAGGATACGGTAAGGATATCGGTCTTATTGTACACTTGTCTGCAAGTACCTCCTTAAGCCCAGACCCAAACAACAAGGTAACTGTTACCAGTGTTGAAAAGGCTATACAATTAGGTGCAGATGCAGTGTCCGTACATGTCAACATCGGTTCCGATACAGAACCTGAAATGCTCATGGAACTTGGTGAAATATCCGAAACCTGCAGTTACTGGGGAATTCCACTTTTAGCAATGATGTACCCAAGAGGTCAAAAGGTTGAAAACGAGCATGATGTGGAAATGGTAAAGCATGCAGCACGTGTAGGTTCAGAACTTGGTGTGGATATTGTAAAGACCAATTATACTGGTGATCCAGACTCATTCAAGGAAGTAGTGGATGGGGCATTAGTGCCTGTTGTCATTGCAGGAGGACCTAAAGTTGAAACCGATAGGGAACTTTTAGAGATGGTAAAGGATTCCCTTGAAGTTGGAGGAGCAGGTGTAGCATTTGGAAGAAACCTTTTCCAAGCTGAAAACCCTGGAAAAATCACAAGAGCTATTTCAGAAGTAGTTCACAATGATTTGGATGTTGAAGAAGCATTGAAATTCCTCGATTAAATAAATCATATTTATAAATTGTTCAATGATATTAACAATCAAAACTAGAAAATTTAAGGAGATTAAAATTGTCAAATAAATTCGCTTGGATTATGTCCCCAAAGGCAAGTTGGGACGATAAGAAAGAATTAATCACAACAGCACTGGAATCAGGAATAGATTATGTTCTTGATACAGAAGACAGTGAAAACATCAGAAAAGTTGGAAACTTCAAGATAATTTCCAATGAGGAAGATGCTGACATTTATTTGGTTGGAATTGATGGTGAAGGAGACGGCTCTCTTGAGCTTAAGGACAACTTGAATGAATCAGCAGATTTAGCTAAAGCAAATGAAGCTAAAAACAGTGGAAAAACTGTCTGTGCCTATATAGTCATTACCGACAAGTTGCATGAGCAATTGGCAGTGACATTAGGCAGAGTTGTTGACTATATAATCCTTGTAGCGACTGACTGGACAATCATTCCCCTTGAAAACATCATTGCAGATTTGCAAAAGGAAAATGTTAACATAATAGCTGCTGTAAAGAATGCGGATGATGCAAAAGTGGCTATGGAAACCTTGGAAGTGGGCACTGATGGAGTCATATTCGAGCCTCAAGAGTTTGCACAGATAAAAGACATTGCAAATCTTATTGATGAGCTTTCAACAGAAAGCTATTCTTTAAAAGACTTGACAATCACTAATGTAGAGCCTGTAGGTTCAGGGGATAGGGTGTGCATTGACACAACCACTATGATGAAGCCTGGAGAAGGTATGCTCATTGGTTCTTACTCTAAAGCAATGTTTTTCATTCACAGTGAAAGTTTGGAAAGTGAATATGTGGCATCTAGGCCATTTAGAGTTAATGCAGGTCCTGTTCAAGCTTATGTTATGGTTCCAGGCAACAAGACAAGATACTTGTCAGAGCTTGAAACCGGTGATGAGGTATTGATTGTTGATAAGGATGGAAAGACCAAAAAGTCTATTGTTGGCAGATCCAAGATAGAAAAAAGGCCACTTCTTTTGATTGAAGCGGAATATGAAGATATGAAAATAAGGTCATTGGTTCAAAATGCAGAAACAATAAGATTAGTCGATGAAAATAATGAACCGATTTCCGTTTCAGTTCTAGAACCTGGAATGAAAGTCAAAGGATTTATTGACGATAGCGCAAGACATTTTGGTATGGCTATTGATGAGCAAATCATCGAGCAATAACCCCCAAGCTTTTTATAGGCCTTCGGCCTGAAAAACCTTGACCAAAAATTTTTTTCACTGGTTGGGAGTATTAACTCTTAACTTTTCTCTTTTTTTATTTTTTTAATTTTTATTTTAGCATTGAAATATTTTAATCTATTTTACTTTTTTTTAAGATTTTAAAGAAGATAGTGGACTTTTTCCTTATCAATATCATCGAGAGTATAAGCTTTCATATGCCCATCTTCGATTCCTAAAGCCAATATTCCAACTATTCTGAAGTAATCATCAATTCCTAAAATGTCACGTACAATGTCTTCAGATGATTTTCCCAATTTGGATTTTCTTAAATGGATTTGAATCCAGCAGCTTCCAATATCCTGTTCTGCAGCCATCAAATGCATGAATGCCAAAGCTATTGAGGAATCTTCAATCCATGTATCTGAAACCTTGCTGTTTGCAATGACAGCTATTGCCTTATTCGCATCCTTTACAAATGAAGCTCCAAATGCTTTTGATTTACTTATTTTCTTTAATGTTTCCTTGTTTTTAATTACTAAAAAATTGCATGGCTTTAGGTTTCTGCTTGTAGGAGCAAGGAGACCTGCCTGCAGGATCTTGTTCATTTTCTCATTTGGAATCTCTTCATCAGTATATTTTCTGACACTTCTTCTTTTAAGCATTACATCTAATAAATCCATTCTATCATCCTTTAAAATTAGTTGATTGTTTATTTCTTGAATTGATTTTTATAGTTTATTATATTAAACTTTTTATAAAATAGAAATACCTATTAATTAAGATAAATAAACTATATTATAATAATTGATTTATGATTATAAATTATTCATCTAAATTAAAATTATAGGAATTATTATCATGAATAGCGAAGAATTATTTAAAATAAGTAAAACCATCACTCCTGGAGGAGTAAACTCTCCAGTACGTGCTTTTGAACCTTATCCATTCTTTGTAAAGGAAGCAAAAGGTTCTCATATAAAAGACATTGACGGCAACGATTATGTTGACCACTGTTTGGCTTATGGCCCTATCTTGCTTGGTCATAGTGATGATGATGTCATGAATGACGTTTTTGCACAGATGCAAAAGGGAACCGCTTATGGGGCCCCTACTGAAAATGAGGTTAAATTGGCTCAGGAAATAATTGACAGGGTTCCATGTGCTGAGATGGTTCGTTTTGTAAACTCTGGTACTGAAGCTACAATGGCTGCAATCAGACTTGCAAGAGGATTTACCGGTAGGGATAAGATTGTCAAGTTTGAAGGATCCTATCATGGGGCTCATGACTATGTGCTTGTAAAATCAGGTTCTGGTGCAGCATGTCTTCCAGATTCTTTAGGAATTCCAGTGGAAACAACCCAAAACACCCTTTCAGTACCATTCAATGACGTGGATGCAATGACCAAATTGATTGATGAGGAAGGCGAAAACATAGCTTGTATTATCGTAGAGCCTGTTATGGGAAATATCGGCTGTGTAGAGCCTACTGTAAAGTTCTTGAAATTCCTTAGGGAGATCACAGAGGAAAATGATATAGTATTGATCTTTGATGAAGTGATCACTGGTTTTAGAGTTTCCCGTGGTGGAGCTCAAGAGTATTATGGTGTCAAGCCTGATTTAGTCACTTTCGCTAAGATATTAGGTGGAGGATTCCCAATTGGTGCTTATGCCGGTAAAAAGGAAATCATGGAAATGATTGCACCTAACGGTAAGGTTTACCAAGCAGGAACCTTTAGCGGAAACCCTGTTTCAGTTCAAGCGGGTCTTTCAACATTGGCAAAGCTTGATTATCCATTCTATGGCAATTTGGCAAGAAAAGGAGATTTTTTAAGAGACAATATGAAAGACATTGTCGAAGACTTGAACTTGGACTTGCAGGTTGTAGGTCTTGCATCAATGTTCCAAATCTACTTCAATCCAGAGCCAGTGCTCAATTATGAAATAGCTAAAAAGTCTGATACCAAAAGGTTCTTGGTATATTTCAGAGAATTGTTAAAGAACGGTGTATTCATTCCGCCTAGCCAATTCGAATGTAATTTCATCTCTGGTGCACATACTGAAGATGACTTGGTAAAGACATCAGAAGCTATTGAAGCTGCATTGAAAGTGGCTTGGGAAAAATAGGTAAAATTAGATTAGATTAACATATTTAACTAAAAAAACTATATATAATCGTAAAATAAACTATAAAATGTAATTAATAATCATTTAAATTATTAAATGCTGATTTAAATATTTCGGAGGAAGAAAAATGAAAATTATTGCATTACAAGGAAGTCCACGTATTGGTGGAAACTGTGACGTATTAATGGATGAAATGATTAAAGGGGCAGAAGAAAACGGTCACGAAGTAGTAAAATACTATCTTGAAGAAGAAGACATTGCAGGCTGTAAAGCATGTATGTTCTGTGCTGAAAACCCTGACTGTGTACATGAAGACGATGGTAACAAGATCATCAATGAATTGGTTGCAGC harbors:
- the comA gene encoding phosphosulfolactate synthase translates to MKSFEFLSKKREEKPRTCGLTMVLDKGLGLETASSLMDISGEYVDYLKFGWGTSIVHEQDIIRAKVEMYKSHHITPYTGGTLFELAYKKGMLNEFFDEAHELGFPAIEISDGSTTISHDDKLECIELACDDGFEVLSEVGKKDPVLDKEMSLDDRIKAMNDELNAGSSLIIVEAREGGKNIGIFDKSGKANEDEIDTILNNVDNEKILWEAPNKDQQVFFILKLGNEVNLGNISSDDITSLETLRRGLRGDTLGKI
- a CDS encoding UPF0280 family protein, giving the protein MNFSEIDLKQTHIRLRTDLPNHNLNEYIIYIRNELENYLLKDQDFLLALEPIKRDGNLPLIVKTMVESSNIADVGPMACVAGTISEMSLDYLIANDSRYSIIENGGDIAMINDEEVLCGIYSNNEVLGNDIAFKIKSRKRPLGICTSSGKIGHSISFGTSDSVTVISKSASNADGLATRIANEINGESSEDKVSNGLECGEDYKEFFEGALIISDNHVGTIGKLPKIVETKEFDVKI
- a CDS encoding 2-amino-3,7-dideoxy-D-threo-hept-6-ulosonate synthase, giving the protein MTEIGKKIRLERIFNRKTGRTVIAPMDHGVSSGPIKGIINMDETVESISQGGANAILMHKGIVGLGHRGYGKDIGLIVHLSASTSLSPDPNNKVTVTSVEKAIQLGADAVSVHVNIGSDTEPEMLMELGEISETCSYWGIPLLAMMYPRGQKVENEHDVEMVKHAARVGSELGVDIVKTNYTGDPDSFKEVVDGALVPVVIAGGPKVETDRELLEMVKDSLEVGGAGVAFGRNLFQAENPGKITRAISEVVHNDLDVEEALKFLD
- a CDS encoding 3-dehydroquinate synthase II, which codes for MSNKFAWIMSPKASWDDKKELITTALESGIDYVLDTEDSENIRKVGNFKIISNEEDADIYLVGIDGEGDGSLELKDNLNESADLAKANEAKNSGKTVCAYIVITDKLHEQLAVTLGRVVDYIILVATDWTIIPLENIIADLQKENVNIIAAVKNADDAKVAMETLEVGTDGVIFEPQEFAQIKDIANLIDELSTESYSLKDLTITNVEPVGSGDRVCIDTTTMMKPGEGMLIGSYSKAMFFIHSESLESEYVASRPFRVNAGPVQAYVMVPGNKTRYLSELETGDEVLIVDKDGKTKKSIVGRSKIEKRPLLLIEAEYEDMKIRSLVQNAETIRLVDENNEPISVSVLEPGMKVKGFIDDSARHFGMAIDEQIIEQ
- a CDS encoding nitroreductase family protein, yielding MDLLDVMLKRRSVRKYTDEEIPNEKMNKILQAGLLAPTSRNLKPCNFLVIKNKETLKKISKSKAFGASFVKDANKAIAVIANSKVSDTWIEDSSIALAFMHLMAAEQDIGSCWIQIHLRKSKLGKSSEDIVRDILGIDDYFRIVGILALGIEDGHMKAYTLDDIDKEKVHYLL
- the hemL gene encoding glutamate-1-semialdehyde 2,1-aminomutase gives rise to the protein MNSEELFKISKTITPGGVNSPVRAFEPYPFFVKEAKGSHIKDIDGNDYVDHCLAYGPILLGHSDDDVMNDVFAQMQKGTAYGAPTENEVKLAQEIIDRVPCAEMVRFVNSGTEATMAAIRLARGFTGRDKIVKFEGSYHGAHDYVLVKSGSGAACLPDSLGIPVETTQNTLSVPFNDVDAMTKLIDEEGENIACIIVEPVMGNIGCVEPTVKFLKFLREITEENDIVLIFDEVITGFRVSRGGAQEYYGVKPDLVTFAKILGGGFPIGAYAGKKEIMEMIAPNGKVYQAGTFSGNPVSVQAGLSTLAKLDYPFYGNLARKGDFLRDNMKDIVEDLNLDLQVVGLASMFQIYFNPEPVLNYEIAKKSDTKRFLVYFRELLKNGVFIPPSQFECNFISGAHTEDDLVKTSEAIEAALKVAWEK